Sequence from the Janthinobacterium lividum genome:
CGCGCCTGTCCGATTCCGGCCTGGGCTGCCCGGACTGGCCAGGCTGCTATGGCTCGGCCAATCCTTTCCTCGCGCACGAGCACATCGTGGCGGCGGAAACCCTGATGCCGACGGGGCCCGTCACGGTGGTGAAGGCGTGGATTGAAATGACGCACCGCTACCTGGCCATGGCCATCGGCGTGCTGATCGTGGCGATGATGGTGCAGGCGTGGCGCCAGTGGAAGAAAAGCAAACGCGAAGAATTCGCTCCCGCGCTGCCGACGGCGCTGTTTTTGTTCGTCTGCCTGCAGGGCGCGTTCGGCGCCTGGACCGTCACCCTGAAGCTGCAACCGGTGATCGTCACCATCCACTTGCTGCTGGGCATGGGCTTGCTGGCCATGCTGACGTGGCTGGGCGGACGCCAGGATCATGCCGTCAAACCTGTGCTGCGCGCCGATGCGGACGCTGCCGTGCTGCGCCCCGTGCGCGCGCTGGCGATTTTTTCGCTCGTGCTGCTGACCGTGCAGATCGCGCTGGGCGGCTGGGTGAGCACCAACTACGCCACGCTGGCCTGCACGGATTTCCCCCTGTGCGGCGGCAAGGTGATTCCGGAAATGGATTTCGAGCATGGTTTTCATCTGTGGCGCGAACTGGGCAAGACGGCCGCCGGCCATTATTTGCCGTTTTCCGCGCTGACGGCCATTCACTGGGTGCACCGCAATTTCGCCTTCATCGTGCTCGCTGGCATCGGCTACACGGTGTTTCGCGCGTGGAAGCTGCCGTCCTTGCGCGGCACGGCTCGCTGGGTGGCGCTGGTGCTGGCCCTGCAGGCGGCCACGGGCCTGGCGACGATCTACCTGAGCTGGCCA
This genomic interval carries:
- a CDS encoding COX15/CtaA family protein — translated: MHLSALAQLGLTGLLVALLPLTMVWVSADANKYRKLVWIAVFLTVDLIMFGGFTRLSDSGLGCPDWPGCYGSANPFLAHEHIVAAETLMPTGPVTVVKAWIEMTHRYLAMAIGVLIVAMMVQAWRQWKKSKREEFAPALPTALFLFVCLQGAFGAWTVTLKLQPVIVTIHLLLGMGLLAMLTWLGGRQDHAVKPVLRADADAAVLRPVRALAIFSLVLLTVQIALGGWVSTNYATLACTDFPLCGGKVIPEMDFEHGFHLWRELGKTAAGHYLPFSALTAIHWVHRNFAFIVLAGIGYTVFRAWKLPSLRGTARWVALVLALQAATGLATIYLSWPLSIAVMHNGGAALLVLLLTMLNYKAKFQLDVARKSASAAAPVPSAPASPSRIA